A stretch of the Chelonoidis abingdonii isolate Lonesome George chromosome 11, CheloAbing_2.0, whole genome shotgun sequence genome encodes the following:
- the LOC116823297 gene encoding LOW QUALITY PROTEIN: uncharacterized protein LOC116823297 (The sequence of the model RefSeq protein was modified relative to this genomic sequence to represent the inferred CDS: deleted 1 base in 1 codon; substituted 2 bases at 2 genomic stop codons) translates to MQENYENVTSLAGDEHGSEDKEENQQQEAPGKVEPQGTFLRRAEGSFSQCLKQGNAWGYQGKAGRQLKKHPRKKLDESIPCLGPKETAAPQINHKEENLYKCLDCGKKFSVRTSLAMHWKIHTGEKPYKCLDCGKSFRQSSHLITHQRLHMGERPYRCLECGKSFNESSSLTKHGRIHTGERPYKCLECGKSFNFKSALTVHQRTHTGEKPYKCLDCEKTFSENSHLINHGRIHTGEKPYTCLECGKSFHKRSSLLTHQRRHTGERPFKCLECGKDFSERSALITHRRTHTGEKPYKCLDCGKSFSQRSHLINHERTHTGEKPYKCLECEKSFCQKSSLLTHQRRHTGERPYQCLECGKGFSVRSSLLTHERTHVEGNPYKCLDCGKSFIQPSSLMTHQRMHMGDKPHKCLECGKSFSHNSYLARHRRIHTGERPYQCLDCGKSFAHKSGLVVHQRIHTAEKPYRCLDCGENFSHKSNLTRHQTIHVGERPYKCLDCGKSFIXTXTFVTHQRILTGERPQKYLDCRKSFIQILHLTRHQAILTEERKNTCIECGKNFSNRSGLINHERIHTGERPYECRECGKNFPRSSAFIVHQRMHTGERPYECCECEKTFSNHSDLIRHQRTHTGERPYECSECRKTFSYRLALTEHQRIHTGERPYECCECGKSFSYRSDLIRHQKTHTGERPYECCECGKNFTDRSALINHQRIHVGERPYTCCECGKSFSYRSDLTTHQRTHTGERPYACSECGKTFRQSSHRIRHQKIHTGERPYKCCECGKSFADSSVLITHQRIHTGERPYKCCECGKTFADSSALIRHQRIHTDERPYKCCECGKGFHQSSTLTSHQRICKGEKHPENLG, encoded by the exons atgcaggagaactatgagaatgtgacctcgctAG caggtgaTGAGCATGGGAGTGAGGACAAGGAGGAGAATCAACAGCAGGAAGCTCCTGGGAAAGTGGAACCTCAGGGGACGTTTTTGAGAAGAGCTGAAGGGAGTTTTTCCCAGTGCTTGAAACAGGGAAATGCCTGGGGATATCAGGGCAAGGCAGGGAGGCAGCTGAAAAAACATCCAAGGAAGAAACTGGATGAATCCATTCCGTGCCTGGGTCCCAAGGAAACCGCAGCTCCGCAGATAAATCACAAGGAAGAAAACCTCTATAAATGTCTTGACTGTGGGAAAAAATTCAGTGTGAGAACAAGCCTTGCTATGCATTGGAAaatccatacaggagagaaaccctataaatgtTTGGACTGCGGGAAAAGTTTCCGTCAGAGTTCACACCTTATTACACATCAGAGACTGCACATGGGAGAAAGACCCTATAGATGCCTTGAGTGTGGAAAAAGTTTTAATGAAAGTTCATCTCTTACTAAACATGggaggatccacacaggagaaagaccctataaatgccttgagtgtgggaaaagcttcaatttCAAATCAGCCCTTACTGTgcatcagagaacccacacaggagagaaaccctataaatgcttggactgtgaGAAAACCTTCAGTGAGAACTCACATCTCATTAACcatgggagaatccacacaggagagaaaccctatacaTGCTTGGAATGCGGGAAAAGCTTTCATAAGAGGTCATCCCTTCTTACACATCAGAGAcggcacacaggagagagaccattTAAATGCCTGGAGTGTGGGAAAGATTTTAGTGAGCGATCAGCCCTTATTACACACaggagaacccacacaggagagaaaccctataaatgtttggactgtgggaaaagcttcagtcagaggTCGCATCTTATTAACCATGAGAGAACCCAcacgggagagaaaccctataaatgcttgGAATGCGAGAAAAGCTTTTGTCAGAAATCGTCCCTTCTTACGCACCAGAGAcggcacacaggagagagaccatatcaatgccttgagtgtgggaaaggATTCAGTGTGCGATCGTCCCTTCTTACACACGAGAGAACCCATGTGGAAGGGAATCCCTATAAGTGccttgactgtgggaaaagtttcattcaGCCATCCAGCCTTATGACGCATCAGAGAATGCACATGGGCGACAAACCCCATAAatgcttggagtgtgggaaaagcttcagtcacaACTCCTACCTTGCTAGACATCGGAGAATCCATACAGGAGAAAGACCATAtcagtgcttggactgtgggaaaagttttgcTCACAAGTCAGGCCTGGTTGtgcaccagagaatccacactgcaGAGAAGCCCTATCGATGCTTGGATTGTGGGGAAAACTTCAGCCACAAATCAAACCTTACTAGACATCAGACAATCCACGTGGGA GAAAGACCATATAAATGCCTCGACTGCGGGAAAAGTTTCATTTAGACATGAACATTTGTTACGCACCAGAGAATACTcactggagagagaccccagAAGTACTTGGACTGCAGGAAAAGTTTCATTCAGATCTTGCACCTTACTAGACATCA AGC AATCCTCAcggaagagagaaaaaacacatgtatcgagtgtgggaaaaacttcagtaACCGTTCAGGCCTTATTAAccatgagagaatccacacaggggagagaccctatgaatgccgTGAGTGCGGGAAAAACTTCCCTCGGAGCTCAGCCTTCATCGTACATCAGAGAATGCACACGGGAGAGCGACCCTACGAATGCTGTGAGTGCGAGAAAACCTTCAGTAACCACTCAGACCTTATTCGACACCAGAGGACTCACACAGGGGAGCGACCCTACGAATGCAGTGAGTGTCGGAAAACCTTCAGTTACCGCTTGGCCCTTACTGAACATCAACGAATCCACACGGGGGAAAGACCCTACGAATGCTGTGaatgcgggaaaagcttcagttaCCGCTCAGATCTTATTAGACATCAGaaaacccacacaggagagagaccgtACGAATGCTGCGAGTGCGGGAAAAACTTCACTGACAGATCAGCCCTTATTAACCATCAGAGAATTCATGTGGGAGAGAGACCCTACACATGctgcgagtgcgggaaaagcttcagttaCCGCTCAGACCTCACTACGCATCAGCGAACCCACACCGGAGAGCGACCCTATGCATGCAgcgagtgcgggaaaaccttcagGCAGAGCTCACACCGCATTCgacatcagaaaatccacacgggcgagagaccctataaatgctgtgagtgcgggaaaagctttgcTGACAGTTCAGTCCTTATTAcgcatcagaggatccacacgggcgagagaccctataaatgctgcgagtgcgggaaaacctttGCTGACAGCTCGGCCCTCATTAGACATCAGCGGATCCATACAGacgagagaccctataaatgctgCGAGTGTGGGAAAGGTTTCCATCAGAGCTCAACCCTTACTAGCCATCAGAGAATCTGCAAAGGAGAGAAACACCCTGAAAACCTTGGCTAG
- the LOC116823300 gene encoding butyrophilin subfamily 1 member A1-like, with product MRNDALPPEMEWDWWKRLWSYTKANVTLDPDTAHPILVVSEDGKSVRRVDALQDLPDTLERFDTSHCVLGSEGFTSGRHYWEVEVGNGKYWGVGLARESVRRKGRISPSPEEGIWAMGIQGSKGQFNVYHGFSTPGIRLISSETVQRVGVSLYYEAGEVAFLDADWKSLLFCFPLIPFHGERILPYFWVRGSPLRLCS from the exons ATGAGGAACG ACGCTCTGCCGCCGGAAATGGAGTGGGACTGGTGGAAGAGGCTGTGGTCGTATACGAAGG CGAacgtgactctggatccagacacggccCATCCCATCCTCGTCGTGTCTGAGGACGGGAAAAGTGTGAGACGAGTAGACGCGTTGCAGGACCTGCCTGACACGCTGGAGAGATTCGACACAAGTCACTGcgtgctgggctctgaggggttCACCTCGGGGCGACATTACTGGGAGGTGGAAGTGGGGAATGGGAAGTACTGGGGTGTGGGGttggccagagagtctgtgaggAGGAAGGGACGGATCAGCCCTAGCCCTGAGGAAGGGATCTGGGCTATGGGGATACAGGGGTCTAAGGGGCAGTTTAATGTGTACCATGGTTTCTCCACCCCCGGCATCCGTTTGATCTCGAGTGAGACCGTACAGAGGGTAGGGGTTTCCCTATATTATGAAGCGGGGGAGGTGGCATTTTTGGATGCTGATTGGAAGTCCCTGTTGTTCTGCTTCCCTCTGATACCTTTCCATGGGGAGAGGATCCTCCCTTACTTCTGGGTGCGAGGATCCCCGCTCAGACTGTGTTCCTGA